The Vibrio astriarenae genome contains a region encoding:
- a CDS encoding transporter substrate-binding domain-containing protein — protein sequence MKRILLSLFLLCSVFSVQAAEKSRLHSILDSGVLRVGTTGDWNPMTMKDPATNSYRGFDIDVTTELAKDLGVQVEYIATDWKTLVNGVTANKYDITGSASLNMSRAKVAGYSEPYFYLAFVPVVQKRDLDKYSDWSDFDNEQVKVAATLGTVQEKMVKDFFPNAKHIVIEAPARDFQELLAKRADVSVTSNVEAATLVDKFSQLAIVPVKEQRRPTPIAMLLPQSDQVWINYINHWVELKKTQGFFKRTAEKWGLQTSQ from the coding sequence ATGAAAAGGATTTTGCTGTCACTGTTTTTACTTTGCAGCGTTTTCTCTGTTCAAGCCGCTGAGAAAAGCCGTCTGCATAGTATTCTTGATAGTGGTGTACTTAGGGTTGGAACGACCGGGGATTGGAACCCAATGACCATGAAAGATCCAGCGACTAACAGTTACCGCGGGTTCGATATTGATGTCACCACTGAGCTAGCTAAAGATCTCGGTGTTCAGGTGGAATACATAGCAACGGATTGGAAAACATTGGTTAATGGAGTTACAGCAAACAAGTATGATATTACGGGGAGTGCTTCATTAAACATGTCTCGTGCCAAGGTGGCAGGATATAGTGAGCCTTATTTCTATCTCGCCTTTGTACCCGTGGTGCAAAAAAGAGACTTAGACAAGTATAGTGATTGGAGCGATTTCGACAATGAGCAGGTTAAAGTGGCTGCGACGCTCGGGACAGTCCAAGAGAAAATGGTGAAAGATTTCTTCCCCAATGCAAAGCACATAGTGATAGAAGCACCTGCGCGTGACTTTCAAGAACTGCTTGCCAAGCGTGCTGATGTCTCGGTGACCTCAAACGTAGAAGCAGCAACGCTGGTGGATAAGTTCAGCCAGCTCGCGATTGTTCCAGTTAAAGAGCAGCGCAGACCAACCCCAATTGCGATGCTCCTACCACAGAGCGATCAGGTATGGATAAATTATATTAATCACTGGGTAGAGTTAAAGAAAACCCAAGGCTTCTTCAAACGTACCGCTGAAAAGTGGGGGTTGCAGACAAGCCAGTAG
- a CDS encoding F0F1 ATP synthase subunit epsilon, whose product MSTFHLDVVSAEKRIFSGSAASIQVSGEQGDLGVLANHTPLLTRIRPGMVRIVTKDKKEEIVYLSGGILEVQAYDVTILADTAIRGEDLDQAKAEEAKRRAEQLFNENHGDVDFARASAELAKAIAQLKVIELVKKRR is encoded by the coding sequence ATGAGTACCTTCCATTTGGACGTAGTGAGCGCTGAGAAGAGAATTTTCTCTGGTTCGGCTGCGAGCATCCAGGTTTCGGGTGAACAGGGTGATTTGGGTGTGTTGGCGAACCATACGCCGCTCCTAACTCGAATTCGTCCTGGCATGGTTCGTATTGTAACTAAGGACAAGAAGGAAGAGATTGTCTACCTATCGGGTGGCATCCTTGAAGTTCAAGCTTACGATGTGACCATCTTGGCTGATACAGCTATTCGTGGCGAAGATCTTGACCAGGCAAAAGCGGAAGAGGCGAAGCGTCGTGCTGAGCAACTCTTCAACGAGAACCATGGTGATGTCGACTTCGCGCGTGCATCTGCAGAGCTTGCGAAAGCAATCGCTCAGCTGAAAGTAATCGAGTTAGTGAAAAAGCGTCGCTAA
- the glmU gene encoding bifunctional UDP-N-acetylglucosamine diphosphorylase/glucosamine-1-phosphate N-acetyltransferase GlmU, giving the protein MKFSAVILAAGKGTRMYSNKPKVLHTLAGKPMVKHVIDTCNGLGAQSLHLVYGHGGDQMKAALEQETVNWVLQADQLGTGHAVDQASPSFADDEKILVLYGDVPLISEETIEALLDAQPTGGIALLTVVLDNPTGYGRIVRKNGPVVAIVEQKDATEEQKLIKEINTGVLVATGGDLKRWLSGLNNNNAQGEYYLTDVIAAAHDEGRAVEAVHPQSAIEVEGVNDRAQLARLERAFQQGQAKKLLEQGVMLRDPARFDLRGELQCGMDCEIDANVIIEGSVSLGDNVKIGAGSVLIDCEIDDNTVIRPYSVIEGATVGEECTVGPFTRLRPGAEMHNDSHVGNFVEVKNATLGQGSKANHLTYLGDATIGQRTNIGAGTITCNYDGANKHKTIIGNDVFVGSDSQLVAPVTIEDGVTIGAGTTVTKSVEKDQLVITRAKERRIKDWQRPVKSK; this is encoded by the coding sequence ATGAAGTTTAGCGCGGTGATTCTAGCGGCGGGTAAGGGGACCCGTATGTACTCCAACAAACCAAAGGTGCTGCACACATTAGCGGGCAAGCCGATGGTAAAACATGTGATTGATACATGTAATGGTTTGGGTGCACAGAGCCTGCACTTGGTTTACGGTCATGGTGGCGATCAAATGAAGGCCGCTTTAGAACAAGAGACCGTTAACTGGGTGTTGCAAGCGGATCAGTTAGGTACTGGTCACGCCGTTGATCAAGCTTCACCGAGTTTTGCTGATGATGAAAAGATCTTAGTGCTTTATGGTGATGTACCGTTGATCTCAGAAGAGACGATTGAAGCATTACTGGATGCGCAGCCAACAGGCGGTATTGCCCTTTTGACCGTAGTGCTGGATAACCCAACCGGCTACGGGCGCATCGTACGTAAGAATGGTCCAGTGGTTGCGATTGTTGAGCAGAAAGATGCGACAGAAGAGCAAAAGCTAATCAAAGAAATCAATACCGGTGTGCTGGTAGCAACAGGTGGTGACCTGAAACGTTGGTTATCAGGCCTAAATAACAATAACGCTCAAGGTGAGTACTACCTCACTGACGTGATTGCTGCAGCGCATGATGAAGGTCGAGCTGTTGAAGCTGTTCATCCGCAAAGTGCGATTGAAGTGGAAGGGGTTAATGACCGTGCGCAACTTGCGCGTCTAGAGCGTGCGTTCCAGCAAGGCCAAGCGAAGAAGTTACTAGAGCAAGGTGTGATGTTACGCGATCCTGCTCGTTTTGATCTTCGTGGTGAACTGCAGTGCGGTATGGACTGTGAGATTGACGCGAACGTTATTATTGAAGGTTCTGTATCACTGGGTGACAACGTTAAAATCGGTGCAGGCTCGGTGCTGATTGACTGTGAAATTGATGACAATACCGTGATTCGCCCATATAGCGTCATTGAAGGGGCAACGGTTGGTGAAGAGTGTACGGTTGGTCCATTCACTCGCCTTCGCCCAGGTGCTGAAATGCACAATGACTCACACGTAGGCAACTTCGTAGAGGTTAAAAACGCAACGCTAGGTCAAGGCTCAAAAGCGAACCATCTTACCTACTTAGGTGACGCGACGATTGGCCAACGCACTAACATTGGTGCAGGTACGATCACGTGTAACTATGATGGTGCTAATAAACATAAAACCATCATCGGTAACGATGTGTTTGTGGGCTCTGATTCTCAGTTAGTTGCTCCTGTCACTATCGAAGATGGCGTGACGATTGGCGCAGGCACAACCGTTACGAAGTCGGTTGAAAAAGACCAGTTAGTGATCACTCGTGCCAAGGAGCGCCGAATTAAAGATTGGCAGCGTCCAGTAAAAAGTAAGTAA
- the atpA gene encoding F0F1 ATP synthase subunit alpha, with product MQLNSTEISELIRQRIEKFEVVSEARNEGTIVSVSDGIIRIHGLEDVMQGEMIELPGNRFALALNLERDSVGAVVMGPYADLKEGMKVTGTGRILEVPVGPELLGRVVNTLGQPIDGKGPINSSLTSPVEVIAPGVIDRKSVDQPVQTGYKSVDSMIPIGRGQRELIIGDRQTGKTAMAIDAIINQKDSGIFSIYVAIGQKASTIANVVRKLEEHGALQNTIVVVASASESAALQYLAPYAGCAMGEYFRDRGEDALIVYDDLSKQAVAYRQISLLLKRPPGREAFPGDVFYLHSRLLERAARVNEEYVERFTNGEVKGKTGSLTALPIIETQAGDVSAFVPTNVISITDGQIFLQTELFNAGVRPAVDPGISVSRVGGSAQTKIIKKLSGGIRTALAAYRELAAFAQFSSDLDEATKKQLNHGQKVTELMKQKQYAPMSVFDQALVVFAVERGYLEDVELDKLGDFEAALLSYARAQYADFAAEIDKSGAYNDEIEAKLKELVDDFKATQTW from the coding sequence ATGCAACTTAATTCCACGGAAATTAGCGAACTAATCAGACAGCGAATTGAAAAATTCGAAGTTGTTTCTGAAGCTCGCAACGAAGGTACTATCGTTTCTGTAAGCGACGGTATCATTCGCATTCACGGCCTTGAGGACGTGATGCAAGGTGAAATGATTGAGCTTCCGGGCAATCGTTTCGCACTAGCACTTAACCTAGAGCGTGACTCTGTAGGTGCTGTTGTAATGGGTCCTTATGCCGACCTTAAAGAAGGCATGAAAGTAACAGGTACTGGTCGTATCCTTGAAGTGCCAGTTGGTCCAGAACTGCTTGGTCGTGTTGTTAATACACTAGGTCAGCCAATCGATGGCAAGGGTCCAATCAACTCTTCACTGACTTCTCCTGTAGAAGTGATTGCACCAGGCGTAATCGACCGTAAATCGGTAGACCAACCTGTACAAACAGGCTACAAGTCTGTTGACTCAATGATCCCAATCGGCCGTGGTCAGCGTGAGCTAATCATCGGTGACCGTCAGACTGGTAAAACAGCGATGGCGATCGATGCGATCATCAACCAGAAAGATTCTGGCATCTTCTCAATCTACGTAGCGATTGGCCAAAAAGCGTCAACAATTGCTAACGTAGTACGTAAGCTAGAAGAGCACGGCGCACTGCAAAACACTATCGTAGTAGTTGCATCTGCATCTGAATCTGCTGCACTGCAATACCTAGCGCCTTACGCGGGTTGTGCAATGGGTGAGTACTTCCGTGACCGCGGTGAAGATGCACTGATTGTTTATGATGACCTATCTAAACAAGCGGTTGCTTACCGTCAGATCTCTCTTCTACTAAAACGTCCACCAGGCCGTGAAGCATTCCCGGGTGACGTATTCTACCTTCACTCACGTCTACTAGAGCGTGCAGCTCGTGTAAACGAAGAGTACGTAGAGCGTTTCACTAACGGTGAAGTGAAAGGTAAGACCGGTTCTCTAACTGCGCTACCGATCATCGAAACTCAGGCGGGTGACGTATCTGCATTCGTACCAACCAACGTAATCTCGATTACCGATGGTCAGATCTTCCTACAGACTGAGCTGTTCAACGCGGGTGTTCGCCCAGCGGTTGACCCAGGTATCTCAGTATCTCGTGTAGGTGGTTCTGCGCAGACTAAGATCATTAAGAAGCTATCTGGTGGTATCCGTACTGCACTAGCGGCTTACCGTGAACTTGCAGCATTCGCACAGTTCTCGTCTGATCTTGATGAAGCGACTAAGAAGCAGCTAAACCATGGTCAGAAAGTAACAGAGCTAATGAAGCAGAAGCAGTACGCACCAATGTCTGTTTTTGATCAAGCGCTGGTTGTTTTCGCTGTAGAACGTGGTTACCTAGAAGATGTTGAGCTAGATAAGCTAGGCGACTTCGAGGCTGCTCTACTTTCATATGCTCGTGCTCAGTACGCTGACTTTGCTGCTGAAATCGACAAGTCGGGCGCTTACAACGATGAAATCGAAGCGAAGCTAAAAGAGCTAGTGGACGATTTCAAAGCGACTCAAACTTGGTAA
- the atpG gene encoding F0F1 ATP synthase subunit gamma produces MANSKEIRNQIGSVKSTQKITKAMEMVATSKMRRTKDAMEGPRPYAESIRKVIGHVANGTLEYKHPFLLEREAQRVGYIIISTDRGLCGGLNINMFKQATMSMNEWAEKGVEVELAVVGAKATSFFNSLGANVVAQTSGLGDNPTLDDLIGVIQVMLKKCTEGVLDRLYLVSNEFVNSMTQTPKIDQLIPLPKQLSEDDDQFKHAWSYMFESDQKVLLNTLMNRFIESQVYQGVVENLACETAARMISMKAASDNAGNLIEELELVYNKARQAAITQELSEIVSGAAAV; encoded by the coding sequence ATGGCCAACTCGAAAGAGATTCGTAATCAGATTGGGAGCGTAAAAAGCACCCAAAAAATCACGAAAGCAATGGAAATGGTTGCCACCTCCAAAATGCGTCGCACGAAAGACGCGATGGAAGGCCCACGTCCATATGCAGAGAGCATACGTAAAGTCATTGGTCATGTGGCAAATGGTACACTGGAATATAAGCATCCTTTCTTACTAGAAAGAGAAGCACAACGTGTGGGATACATTATTATCTCAACCGATCGTGGTCTATGTGGTGGCTTGAACATTAACATGTTCAAGCAAGCAACTATGTCGATGAACGAGTGGGCTGAAAAAGGGGTTGAAGTTGAACTGGCCGTTGTCGGTGCGAAAGCAACATCTTTCTTTAACAGCCTAGGTGCAAACGTTGTAGCTCAGACTTCAGGTTTGGGAGATAACCCAACACTTGACGACTTGATTGGTGTTATCCAAGTAATGTTGAAAAAGTGTACAGAAGGGGTTTTGGACCGTTTGTATTTGGTGTCAAACGAGTTTGTTAACTCGATGACCCAAACACCGAAAATTGACCAATTGATACCTTTGCCTAAACAGCTAAGTGAAGACGATGACCAGTTCAAACACGCGTGGAGCTATATGTTTGAATCGGATCAGAAAGTCCTCCTTAACACGCTGATGAACCGATTCATTGAATCGCAGGTTTATCAGGGTGTGGTAGAAAACTTAGCGTGTGAAACAGCAGCTCGAATGATTTCGATGAAAGCGGCATCTGACAACGCAGGAAACCTGATTGAAGAGCTTGAGCTTGTTTATAACAAGGCTCGTCAAGCAGCAATCACTCAAGAGCTTTCTGAGATTGTTTCAGGCGCGGCAGCGGTTTAA
- a CDS encoding F0F1 ATP synthase subunit delta, with product MSDLTTIARPYAKAAYGYASDNGAVEKWSEMLAFAKEMSLVKELKTAALSLQPEQLVQLYVDVAGEQFDEHFQNFLKVIIENHRTSALSDIYQQYTRLTVEASNTKEVSVITSFAMTEAQIAELTASLEKRLDSKVQINCTVDEALIGGAVIRIGDTVLDNSLVSRLTRLKDTIQS from the coding sequence ATGTCGGATTTGACAACTATTGCTCGACCATACGCTAAGGCAGCATACGGCTATGCAAGCGACAATGGGGCTGTTGAAAAATGGTCTGAAATGTTGGCGTTTGCAAAAGAGATGTCTTTGGTTAAAGAGCTAAAGACAGCAGCGTTAAGCCTGCAGCCAGAGCAATTGGTGCAATTGTATGTTGATGTTGCTGGTGAGCAGTTTGATGAACACTTTCAAAACTTCTTGAAAGTGATTATTGAAAATCACCGTACCTCAGCGCTCAGTGATATTTATCAGCAATACACGCGCTTAACTGTTGAAGCCTCAAATACAAAAGAAGTTTCCGTAATTACTTCTTTTGCAATGACTGAAGCACAGATTGCAGAACTGACTGCGAGTCTAGAAAAACGACTTGATAGCAAAGTTCAAATTAACTGCACAGTTGACGAGGCGCTTATCGGTGGTGCTGTCATCCGTATCGGTGACACAGTATTGGATAACTCACTAGTTAGCCGTTTAACACGTCTAAAAGACACGATTCAGTCTTAA
- the fadA gene encoding acetyl-CoA C-acyltransferase FadA: MTTQTKNVVVVDCLRTPMGRSKGGAFRHTRAEDLSAHLMKGILARNPKVDPNEIEDIYWGCVQQTLEQGFNVARNAALLAGLPIEIGAVTVNRLCGSSMQALHDATRAIMTGDAEICLIGGVEHMGHVPMTHGVDFHPGMSKNVAKAAGMMGLTAEMLGKLHGISREQQDEFAARSHARAHAATVEGRFKNEILPTEGHAEDGTLFTLDHDEVIRPETSVEGLSQLRPVFDPANGTVTAGTSSALSDGASAMLIMSEDKANQLGLKVRARIKGMAIAGCDPSIMGYGPVPATQKALKRAGLNIEDMGVIELNEAFAAQSLPCAKDLGLLEVMDQKVNLNGGAIALGHPLGCSGSRISTTLINLMEEKEAKYGLATMCIGLGQGIATVFERP, from the coding sequence ATGACTACTCAAACTAAGAACGTTGTTGTCGTAGATTGTCTACGTACACCTATGGGTCGCTCCAAAGGCGGAGCGTTTCGCCATACTCGCGCTGAAGATCTATCAGCGCATTTAATGAAGGGCATTTTGGCGCGTAACCCAAAGGTTGACCCCAATGAAATAGAAGATATTTATTGGGGGTGCGTACAGCAAACGCTGGAACAAGGTTTTAACGTTGCTAGAAATGCAGCTTTATTGGCTGGACTGCCTATTGAGATTGGTGCTGTCACCGTCAATCGATTGTGCGGTTCTTCAATGCAAGCCCTGCATGATGCCACGCGCGCTATCATGACGGGTGACGCCGAAATCTGTCTGATTGGAGGCGTGGAGCATATGGGCCATGTGCCGATGACTCATGGTGTCGATTTCCACCCTGGGATGTCGAAAAACGTCGCCAAGGCAGCAGGCATGATGGGGTTAACTGCTGAGATGCTGGGTAAGCTGCATGGCATTAGTCGTGAGCAACAAGATGAGTTTGCTGCACGTTCACATGCTAGAGCTCACGCAGCAACAGTTGAAGGTCGCTTTAAGAATGAGATTTTACCCACTGAAGGACATGCAGAAGACGGAACCTTGTTTACCCTTGACCACGATGAAGTTATTCGCCCTGAAACCTCTGTTGAAGGGTTGTCACAGCTGCGCCCAGTATTTGACCCAGCCAATGGCACTGTCACAGCAGGGACATCGTCAGCGCTCTCTGATGGTGCATCGGCGATGCTGATAATGAGTGAAGATAAAGCCAACCAACTTGGGCTTAAGGTCCGAGCACGAATTAAAGGAATGGCGATTGCCGGGTGTGATCCTTCCATTATGGGCTATGGCCCAGTGCCAGCAACGCAAAAGGCGCTCAAGCGTGCAGGTTTAAACATCGAAGATATGGGTGTGATTGAGCTCAACGAAGCCTTTGCTGCCCAATCTCTGCCTTGCGCCAAAGACCTCGGCTTACTTGAGGTCATGGACCAGAAGGTTAACCTTAACGGTGGCGCCATCGCACTGGGGCACCCGCTGGGCTGCTCAGGGTCACGAATCTCAACCACTCTGATTAACCTCATGGAGGAAAAAGAGGCGAAATACGGTTTGGCCACCATGTGTATCGGGTTGGGACAAGGCATCGCGACGGTGTTTGAACGCCCATAA
- the atpD gene encoding F0F1 ATP synthase subunit beta, with translation MATGKIVQIIGAVVDVEFPQSEVPAVYDALNVTESKERLVLEVQQQLGGGVVRCIVMGSSDGLRRGVDVVNTGAPISVPVGTKTLGRIMNVLGDAIDERGEVGAEELYSIHREAPSYEEQSNATELLETGVKVIDLICPFAKGGKIGLFGGAGVGKTVNMMELINNIALQHSGLSVFAGVGERTREGNDFYYEMQEAGVVNIEKPEESKVAMVYGQMNEPPGNRLRVALTGLTMAERFRDEGRDVLLFIDNIYRYTLAGTEVSALLGRMPSAVGYQPTLAEEMGVLQERITSTKNGSITSVQAVYVPADDLTDPSPATTFAHLDATVVLNRNIAAMGLYPAIDPLDSTSRQLDPLVVGQEHYDVARNVQQTLQRYKELKDIIAILGMDELSEEDKQVVSRARKIERFLTQPYHVAEVFTGDPGVYVSLKETLRGFKGLLAGEYDDIPEQAFMYCGTIDDALENAKKL, from the coding sequence ATGGCTACAGGTAAGATCGTACAGATCATCGGTGCGGTAGTCGACGTAGAGTTCCCACAGAGCGAAGTACCAGCGGTATATGACGCTCTAAACGTAACAGAATCGAAAGAGCGTCTTGTTCTTGAAGTTCAACAACAGCTAGGCGGTGGTGTAGTTCGTTGTATCGTTATGGGTAGCTCTGATGGTTTACGTCGTGGCGTTGATGTAGTAAATACAGGCGCGCCAATTTCTGTACCAGTAGGTACAAAGACACTTGGACGTATCATGAACGTTCTAGGTGATGCAATCGACGAGCGCGGTGAAGTAGGTGCTGAAGAGCTTTACTCAATTCACCGTGAAGCACCAAGCTATGAAGAGCAGTCAAATGCGACTGAACTACTAGAGACCGGTGTTAAGGTAATCGACCTAATTTGTCCATTCGCTAAGGGTGGTAAAATCGGTCTATTCGGTGGTGCAGGTGTAGGTAAGACCGTTAACATGATGGAGCTTATCAACAACATCGCACTACAACACTCGGGTCTTTCTGTATTCGCTGGTGTAGGTGAGCGTACTCGTGAGGGTAACGACTTCTACTACGAGATGCAGGAAGCTGGCGTTGTAAACATCGAGAAACCTGAAGAATCAAAGGTTGCGATGGTTTACGGTCAGATGAACGAGCCACCAGGTAACCGTCTACGTGTTGCACTGACGGGTCTAACGATGGCAGAGCGCTTCCGTGATGAAGGTCGTGATGTACTATTGTTTATCGATAACATCTACCGTTACACGCTTGCAGGTACTGAGGTATCAGCACTTCTAGGTCGTATGCCTTCTGCGGTAGGTTACCAGCCAACACTAGCAGAAGAGATGGGTGTACTTCAGGAGCGTATCACGTCAACGAAGAACGGCTCTATCACATCTGTTCAGGCGGTATACGTACCTGCGGATGACTTGACTGACCCGTCTCCAGCAACAACGTTCGCGCACTTGGATGCAACGGTTGTACTTAACCGTAACATCGCTGCTATGGGTCTATACCCAGCGATCGACCCGCTAGACTCAACGTCTCGTCAGCTTGATCCACTTGTTGTTGGTCAGGAGCACTACGACGTAGCACGTAACGTTCAGCAAACGCTGCAACGCTACAAAGAGCTAAAAGACATCATCGCAATCCTAGGTATGGACGAGCTATCTGAAGAAGATAAGCAAGTTGTATCTCGTGCACGTAAGATTGAGCGTTTCCTAACTCAGCCTTACCACGTTGCAGAAGTCTTCACGGGCGACCCTGGTGTATACGTATCACTGAAAGAAACGCTACGTGGCTTCAAAGGCCTACTAGCGGGTGAATACGACGATATCCCAGAGCAGGCGTTTATGTACTGCGGTACAATCGACGATGCGCTAGAGAACGCGAAGAAGCTGTAA
- a CDS encoding amino acid ABC transporter permease, protein MYRVISAIFITFALTGCSQYEWGWYVLNPNTEQGRTNLWFLIQGFGDTIGVSLISMCFAMLLGLAIALLALTKSHTLNLFNRFYVECVRSIPVLVLLLWVYYGLPTLLDISLNHYWAGIIALTVAESAFMAEVFRGGIQSITKGQHEAAESLGLNYIRKMRLVVLPQAIRQILPALGNQFVYILKMSSLVSVIGLSDLTRRANELVVNEYLPLEIYTFLVSEYLILILVVSHLVRRLEKRLTIPSH, encoded by the coding sequence GTGTATAGAGTCATAAGCGCCATATTCATCACTTTCGCCCTCACGGGTTGCTCACAATATGAGTGGGGTTGGTATGTATTAAACCCAAATACAGAACAAGGACGAACCAACCTCTGGTTTCTTATTCAGGGCTTCGGAGACACCATCGGCGTCTCCCTGATCAGCATGTGCTTTGCTATGTTGCTTGGTCTTGCGATTGCTCTGCTTGCTCTGACTAAAAGTCATACACTGAATCTGTTCAATCGATTCTACGTCGAATGTGTTCGCTCTATTCCAGTGCTCGTGCTTTTGCTATGGGTCTACTATGGTTTACCCACACTCCTCGATATATCACTCAATCACTACTGGGCTGGGATCATTGCGCTCACTGTCGCAGAAAGTGCGTTTATGGCAGAAGTCTTTCGTGGAGGCATTCAATCGATTACTAAAGGCCAGCACGAAGCGGCTGAGTCTCTTGGTCTTAACTACATAAGAAAGATGCGTTTGGTCGTCTTACCTCAAGCTATCCGCCAAATACTGCCAGCGTTGGGTAATCAGTTTGTTTATATTCTAAAGATGTCATCATTAGTAAGTGTGATTGGTTTGAGCGACCTAACACGACGAGCAAATGAATTGGTCGTCAATGAGTACTTACCTCTCGAAATTTACACCTTTTTGGTATCGGAGTATCTGATCCTCATTCTCGTTGTTTCTCACTTAGTAAGGCGGCTGGAAAAGCGCCTTACGATACCAAGCCATTGA